One Phoenix dactylifera cultivar Barhee BC4 unplaced genomic scaffold, palm_55x_up_171113_PBpolish2nd_filt_p 000659F, whole genome shotgun sequence genomic region harbors:
- the LOC103695740 gene encoding pentatricopeptide repeat-containing protein At3g46790, chloroplastic-like isoform X2, protein MLLHPLELCQIQAYFTKTSKPDLLNCLLRTLALNQLPVQVLLIYNQMVQHSSQDHFTYTYALKAASLLVPNAAHKGHEIHARVLKSGHHADLFIQNSLISFYSSAADVASVRWAFAGIARPDVVSWTSLVSALARSGHDAEALAAFASMDARPNPMTLVSVLPACSRLKALNLGKSVHAFGLRSFGGHRSNLILDNAMLELYVSCGDLVAARHLFGEMAERDVVSWTTLIAGYARNQSSEEAIVVFSAMLWDGEAAPNEATLGYLVQV, encoded by the exons ATGCTTCTTCACCCTCTTGAACTATGCCAAATCCAAGCCTACTTCACCAAGACTTCCAAACCCGATCTTCTAAACTGCCTCCTTAGGACCCTCGCACTCAATCAGCTTCCTGTACAGGTTCTTCTAATCTACAATCAAATGGTTCAGCACTCTTCACAAGATCACTTCACCTACACCTACGCTCTCAAAGCCGCCTCTCTACTCGTCCCAAACGCCGCCCACAAAGGCCATGAAATCCATGCCCGCGTCCTCAAGTCCGGCCACCACGCCGACCTCTTCATCCAAAACTCTCTCATAAGCTTCTACTCCTCCGCCGCCGACGTCGCGTCCGTCCGGTGGGCGTTCGCCGGCATCGCCCGGCCCGACGTCGTCTCGTGGACTTCGCTCGTGTCGGCCCTCGCGAGGAGCGGCCACGACGCGGAGGCCCTCGCGGCCTTCGCCTCCATGGACGCGAGGCCGAACCCGATGACCCTCGTAAGCGTTCTCCCGGCCTGTTCCCGTCTTAAAGCTCTCAACTTGGGGAAATCTGTCCATGCGTTTGGTCTTCGGAGCTTCGGCGGCCATAGGAGTAATCTTATTCTTGATAATGCGATGCTGGAATTGTACGTAAGCTGTGGTGATTTGGTTGCTGCGCGCCATCTGTTCGGAGAAATGGCTGAGAGAGATGTTGTCTCGTGGACTACCTTGATTGCCGGCTATGCGCGAAATCAAAGCTCGGAGGAAGCAATCGTGGTTTTTTCGGCAATGCTATGGGATGGAGAAGCAGCGCCGAATGAGGCGACTCTG GGTTATCTAGTTCAAGTTTGA
- the LOC103695740 gene encoding pentatricopeptide repeat-containing protein At4g38010-like isoform X1 gives MLLHPLELCQIQAYFTKTSKPDLLNCLLRTLALNQLPVQVLLIYNQMVQHSSQDHFTYTYALKAASLLVPNAAHKGHEIHARVLKSGHHADLFIQNSLISFYSSAADVASVRWAFAGIARPDVVSWTSLVSALARSGHDAEALAAFASMDARPNPMTLVSVLPACSRLKALNLGKSVHAFGLRSFGGHRSNLILDNAMLELYVSCGDLVAARHLFGEMAERDVVSWTTLIAGYARNQSSEEAIVVFSAMLWDGEAAPNEATLVSALRACASLGALRLGKCVHSYFLKNCIGVDGLVGNALINFYAKCGDVGMSCKVFTGISCKDLVSWCTMMWGMAMNGRGKQALQLFASMLSHGVRPDGLAFLAVLSACCHAGLVDQGLMIFRAMSEVYGIMPQKEHYTCMVDAYGRAGKLKEAESLVQRMPVEIDRHVWGALLSSCRFHGGDKVESECLSGQVLEGDVSVGGGMYALVSNMLASGGRWENSHSVRELMRARRIRKIAGCSWIEVR, from the coding sequence ATGCTTCTTCACCCTCTTGAACTATGCCAAATCCAAGCCTACTTCACCAAGACTTCCAAACCCGATCTTCTAAACTGCCTCCTTAGGACCCTCGCACTCAATCAGCTTCCTGTACAGGTTCTTCTAATCTACAATCAAATGGTTCAGCACTCTTCACAAGATCACTTCACCTACACCTACGCTCTCAAAGCCGCCTCTCTACTCGTCCCAAACGCCGCCCACAAAGGCCATGAAATCCATGCCCGCGTCCTCAAGTCCGGCCACCACGCCGACCTCTTCATCCAAAACTCTCTCATAAGCTTCTACTCCTCCGCCGCCGACGTCGCGTCCGTCCGGTGGGCGTTCGCCGGCATCGCCCGGCCCGACGTCGTCTCGTGGACTTCGCTCGTGTCGGCCCTCGCGAGGAGCGGCCACGACGCGGAGGCCCTCGCGGCCTTCGCCTCCATGGACGCGAGGCCGAACCCGATGACCCTCGTAAGCGTTCTCCCGGCCTGTTCCCGTCTTAAAGCTCTCAACTTGGGGAAATCTGTCCATGCGTTTGGTCTTCGGAGCTTCGGCGGCCATAGGAGTAATCTTATTCTTGATAATGCGATGCTGGAATTGTACGTAAGCTGTGGTGATTTGGTTGCTGCGCGCCATCTGTTCGGAGAAATGGCTGAGAGAGATGTTGTCTCGTGGACTACCTTGATTGCCGGCTATGCGCGAAATCAAAGCTCGGAGGAAGCAATCGTGGTTTTTTCGGCAATGCTATGGGATGGAGAAGCAGCGCCGAATGAGGCGACTCTGGTGAGTGCGCTGCGAGCATGTGCCTCCTTGGGGGCGTTAAGGTTAGGCAAATGTGTGCACTCATACTTTCTTAAGAATTGCATTGGTGTTGATGGATTGGTGGGCAACGCTCTGATTAATTTTTATGCCAAGTGCGGAGATGTGGGTATGTCTTGTAAGGTATTCACTGGGATTTCTTGCAAGGATTTGGTGTCTTGGTGCACAATGATGTGGGGGATGGCCATGAACGGGCGAGGAAAGCAAGCTTTGCAGCTTTTTGCTTCAATGCTGTCTCATGGGGTTAGGCCGGATGGCTTGGCCTTCCTTGCAGTACTGTCTGCGTGCTGCCATGCTGGGCTGGTTGACCAAGGGTTGATGATATTTAGGGCCATGAGCGAAGTTTATGGGATCATGCCCCAGAAGGAGCATTACACATGCATGGTTGATGCCTATGGGAGGGCTGGGAAGTTAAAGGAAGCAGAAAGTTTAGTTCAGAGGATGCCAGTTGAGATTGATAGGCATGTGTGGGGAGCATTGTTAAGTTCTTGCAGGTTTCATGGTGGTGATAAAGTTGAATCAGAGTGCCTTAGTGGGCAGGTTCTTGAAGGAGATGTAAGTGTTGGAGGGGGCATGTATGCGCTGGTGTCAAACATGTTGGCTAGTGGTGGGAGATGGGAGAATTCACACTCTGTAAGGGAGCTAATGAGAGCTCGGAGGATTAGAAAGATAGCCGGTTGTAGTTGGATTGAGGTCCGTTGA